From a single Aliidongia dinghuensis genomic region:
- a CDS encoding ABC transporter permease: MQELEIVARHRRARFVPPRWSALGGTAAALALLLVFNLIATPHFVSLQTLYINLTQVTTIVIVAVGMTMVIATGGIDLSVGSLMAIAGALAPLIFMGRLLGVGPGVLADALAFVVPLLAATALGAVNGWLIARFRIQPIVATLVLFIAGRGIAQVMTNGNLQAFHNVSFHALGLGRVAGVPVQVWLMAAVVGSATWVIGRTLYGRQLLAVGGNEAAAALAGLPVGRVKILVYAASGLLAGLAGLIVIAINSSSDANLVGLGMELDAIAAVAVGGTPLTGGRASIVGTLLGALIIQLVRYTLLSHGVPDAAALVVKAAIILAAVYLQQMRRAS; encoded by the coding sequence ATGCAGGAGCTTGAGATCGTGGCGCGGCACCGGCGCGCGCGGTTCGTCCCGCCGCGCTGGAGTGCCCTCGGCGGCACCGCTGCGGCACTGGCGCTGCTGCTGGTCTTCAACCTGATCGCGACACCGCATTTCGTCAGCCTGCAGACGCTCTACATCAACCTGACCCAGGTCACGACCATCGTCATCGTCGCGGTCGGCATGACCATGGTGATCGCGACCGGCGGCATCGATCTCTCGGTCGGCTCACTGATGGCGATCGCCGGCGCGCTGGCGCCGCTCATCTTCATGGGGCGGCTGCTCGGCGTCGGCCCGGGGGTGCTTGCCGATGCGCTCGCCTTCGTCGTGCCGCTCCTGGCCGCGACGGCACTCGGCGCCGTCAATGGCTGGCTCATCGCCCGCTTCCGCATCCAGCCGATCGTGGCGACGCTCGTGCTGTTCATCGCCGGCCGCGGCATTGCCCAGGTCATGACCAACGGCAATCTGCAGGCGTTCCACAACGTGAGCTTCCATGCGCTGGGCCTGGGCCGGGTCGCGGGCGTGCCGGTGCAGGTCTGGCTGATGGCGGCGGTGGTCGGTTCGGCCACCTGGGTCATCGGCCGCACGCTCTATGGCCGCCAGCTGCTGGCCGTTGGCGGCAACGAAGCCGCGGCAGCGCTCGCCGGCCTGCCGGTCGGCCGCGTCAAGATCCTGGTCTATGCCGCCTCGGGCCTGCTCGCCGGCCTCGCCGGGCTGATCGTGATCGCGATCAACTCCTCGTCCGACGCCAACCTGGTCGGGCTCGGCATGGAACTGGACGCGATCGCCGCGGTTGCGGTCGGCGGCACGCCCTTGACCGGCGGGCGCGCGTCGATCGTCGGCACGCTCCTGGGCGCGCTCATCATCCAACTCGTGCGCTACACGCTCTTGTCGCACGGCGTGCCGGATGCGGCAGCGCTCGTCGTCAAGGCGGCCATCATCCTGGCCGCGGTCTATCTCCAGCAGATGCGGCGGGCATCATGA